The following proteins are encoded in a genomic region of Polynucleobacter paludilacus:
- a CDS encoding AmpG family muropeptide MFS transporter, translating into MSNSQTASSAPSNTRAFIACAFLGFASGLPLFILYNLLSAWLKSEGVDLKAIGLFALVGFPYTWKFLWSPFLDRFPLPFLGRRRGWMLVTQIITMLAVMGMGFFNPVSEIWIVVGLAAVVAFFSASQDIVVDAYRREWLSDEQLGSGTALFVNAYKLSTLVPGSLSLILSDYLPWSTVFMITGAFIAIGPIVTLMLPEPSLRGTPPHTLREAVLEPFKEFISRKGWGFALTILAFIFLYKLGDSMATALATPFYMDLGFTRTQIGLVAKNAGLWASLAGGFLGAYWLQKMTIARGLWIFGVLQAMAILGFAILAKVGLSPWVLAWVIGFEAFAVGLGTAAFTSFIAQVTDPRYTATQFALFTSLAAVPRTFINAITGYIVEALGWFDFFVLCFALAIPGMLLLMKIAPWNDTTEVHPSYEP; encoded by the coding sequence TTGAGTAATAGCCAGACAGCCTCTAGTGCACCCAGCAATACCAGAGCATTCATTGCCTGTGCTTTTCTGGGCTTTGCCAGCGGCTTACCTTTATTCATTCTCTATAACTTGCTCTCAGCTTGGCTTAAGTCAGAGGGCGTCGATCTCAAAGCCATTGGCTTATTTGCCCTAGTTGGTTTTCCATACACTTGGAAATTTTTGTGGTCGCCTTTTTTAGATCGCTTCCCCTTGCCATTTCTCGGAAGGCGACGGGGTTGGATGTTGGTCACCCAAATTATTACGATGCTCGCAGTCATGGGAATGGGTTTCTTCAATCCCGTTTCTGAGATCTGGATCGTCGTAGGCTTGGCAGCAGTAGTGGCTTTCTTTTCGGCTAGTCAAGATATTGTGGTCGATGCCTATCGTCGTGAGTGGTTAAGCGATGAGCAATTGGGGTCGGGTACTGCGCTCTTTGTAAATGCCTACAAGTTATCTACCCTAGTGCCGGGATCGCTATCGTTAATTCTTTCTGATTACTTGCCTTGGTCTACCGTCTTCATGATTACCGGCGCATTCATCGCAATCGGGCCAATCGTCACGCTAATGCTTCCTGAGCCCAGCTTGCGCGGCACACCACCACACACTTTGCGTGAGGCAGTACTAGAGCCCTTCAAAGAATTTATTTCTCGCAAAGGCTGGGGTTTTGCTCTGACTATTCTGGCGTTTATTTTTTTATATAAGCTCGGCGATTCGATGGCAACCGCACTAGCAACTCCCTTCTATATGGACTTGGGATTTACGAGAACCCAAATTGGCTTGGTGGCAAAGAACGCAGGCCTATGGGCCAGCTTAGCAGGTGGGTTTTTAGGTGCGTACTGGTTACAAAAAATGACGATTGCCCGCGGTTTATGGATCTTTGGGGTTTTGCAGGCCATGGCTATTCTGGGTTTTGCGATCTTGGCGAAGGTAGGTCTAAGCCCATGGGTTTTGGCTTGGGTGATTGGGTTTGAGGCATTTGCTGTGGGGCTTGGAACTGCTGCGTTTACCTCATTCATTGCACAGGTTACTGACCCTCGCTACACCGCCACCCAATTTGCGTTGTTTACAAGCCTGGCTGCAGTACCTCGCACCTTCATCAATGCCATCACGGGCTATATTGTTGAGGCCCTAGGCTGGTTTGATTTCTTTGTATTGTGTTTTGCTCTAGCCATTCCAGGAATGCTTTTATTAATGAAGATTGCTCCATGGAATGACACTACGGAAGTCCATCCCTCATACGAGCCCTAG
- the metW gene encoding methionine biosynthesis protein MetW, whose amino-acid sequence MIRNDFQAIAKWIAPNSQVLDLGCGDGSFLKYLQEQKPVHAYGVEIDDSRVLSCVHKGLNVIQQNLEGGLALFENDSFDTVVLSQTLQTIHQTEKILREVVRVGKESIISFPNFGHWSHRLAVGLGRMPVSKSLPYQWYNTPNVRVLTVADFEKLASNLGLKVIDQCILHEGREVTLLPNLFGSLALFRISRA is encoded by the coding sequence ATGATACGGAATGACTTTCAAGCGATTGCGAAGTGGATAGCCCCTAATAGTCAGGTACTTGACTTGGGTTGTGGCGACGGTAGCTTTTTGAAGTATCTACAAGAGCAAAAACCAGTACATGCCTATGGTGTGGAGATAGATGATTCAAGAGTCCTCTCATGCGTGCATAAAGGGTTGAATGTCATTCAGCAAAATCTTGAGGGTGGCTTAGCCTTATTTGAGAACGATAGTTTTGATACCGTTGTACTCTCACAAACGCTGCAAACCATTCATCAAACTGAGAAGATTTTGCGTGAAGTAGTCAGGGTGGGCAAGGAGTCAATTATTTCCTTTCCGAATTTTGGACACTGGTCACATCGCCTAGCTGTAGGTTTGGGGCGCATGCCGGTATCGAAGAGTCTGCCTTACCAGTGGTACAACACCCCCAATGTCCGAGTGCTGACAGTAGCGGACTTTGAGAAGCTGGCATCCAATCTCGGTTTGAAAGTGATTGATCAATGCATCTTGCATGAAGGGCGGGAGGTCACGCTACTTCCTAATCTCTTCGGTAGCCTCGCGCTGTTTCGGATTTCTCGCGCTTAA